ACGGCCCTCTACAAGCCGCTCAAGGTGTTCTCCGCCGCCGCGGCGGTGCTGGTGGCCGCCGGTCTCGCGCTCGTCGCGCGCTTCTTCTGGTACTACTTCGGCCCGCGCCCGGGCGGCCACGTTCAGTCGCTCATCGTCGCCGCGATCCTGATCGTCGTCGGCGTCCAGACCTTCCTGATCGCGCTGCTGGCCGATCTCGTCTCGATCAACCGGACGCTGCTCGAGAAACTGCGGGAACAACAGGAGAGGCGCGAACCGCCGAGATGACCGCCGGCGGCCCGGCGTCCGTCGCGAAACCGCCTTCGCCGATGCCGGCCAATAT
The nucleotide sequence above comes from Thermoanaerobaculia bacterium. Encoded proteins:
- a CDS encoding glycosyltransferase family 2 protein; its protein translation is SGFRALSREAARSLNVFSKVTYTLETLIQAGSKGLRVRSVPVHARPTERRSRIVRSNLHYVLVSGANILRITALYKPLKVFSAAAAVLVAAGLALVARFFWYYFGPRPGGHVQSLIVAAILIVVGVQTFLIALLADLVSINRTLLEKLREQQERREPPR